One genomic window of Arachis stenosperma cultivar V10309 chromosome 10, arast.V10309.gnm1.PFL2, whole genome shotgun sequence includes the following:
- the LOC130958062 gene encoding uncharacterized protein LOC130958062, which produces MKLSECGTGCKDHPNDKRLPGVCSSCLRDKLSQLYTNNHNPHNFIDPTYFYPSPPSSPTSPQQFSSGIGVGVSVCASSNKVLSGNRGVKFRRNASHAAGDSVSCMVSFNYGLNLKKSRSLAFATRGRVRERDHGSGERWGRKKKDGFWSKVLKLTNKKDSKNSITQMEGRA; this is translated from the coding sequence ATGAAGTTGTCAGAGTGTGGAACCGGGTGTAAGGATCATCCAAATGATAAGAGACTACCCGGTGTGTGCTCTTCATGTTTAAGGGACAAACTCTCACAACTTTATACCAACAACCATAACCCCCACAATTTTATTGACCCTACTTATTTTTatccttctcctccttcttctcctaCTTCTCCTCAACAATTTTCTTCAGGTATCGGTGTTGGTGTTAGTGTCTGTGCATCTTCGAATAAGGTTTTATCGGGGAACCGTGGGGTCAAGTTCCGGCGAAACGCATCCCATGCGGCGGGGGATTCGGTTTCTTGTATGGTAAGTTTCAATTATGGGTTGAATTTGAAGAAGAGTAGATCGCTTGCTTTTGCTACGAGAGGAAGAGTTAGAGAGAGGGATCATGGGAGTGGAGAAAGATGGGGAAGGAAGAAAAAAGATGGGTTTTGGTCAAAGGTTCTTAAGTTGACTAATAAAAAGGACTCCAAGAATTCCATCACTCAAATGGAAGGACGAgcttag